In one Alnus glutinosa chromosome 12, dhAlnGlut1.1, whole genome shotgun sequence genomic region, the following are encoded:
- the LOC133851596 gene encoding peroxisomal adenine nucleotide carrier 1-like, with protein sequence MGIDLESLSEATSGAIGSLLSTTILYPLDTCKTRYQAEVRAHGQQKYRNLLDVLQEAISNRQVLSLYQGLCTKNLQSFIAQFVYFYGYSYFKRLYLERSGAKRIGTKENLVLAAAAGACTAIMTQPLDTASSRMQTSAFGKSKGLWKTLTEGTWSDAFDGLGISLLLTSNPAIQYTVFDQLKQRLLKGNRDKAGNSSSSEALSAFSAFLLGAISKSIATFMTYPAIRCKVMIQAADSNDDGTKKAVRKSQKTLPGVVYAIWRSEGVPGFFKGFHAQILKTVLSSALLLMIKEKISAATWVLILATRRYLLLTRSRLKSA encoded by the exons ATGGGTATTGATCTGGAATCTCTATCAGAGGCAACTTCAGGGGCCATAGGATCCCTCTTGAGCACCACCATCTTGTACCCACTTGATACCTGTAAGACCAGGTACCAAGCCGAGGTTCGAGCTCATGGCCAGCAAAAATACAG GAACCTCCTGGATGTCTTACAGGAAGCAATATCTAACCGTCAGGTTCTTTCGCTATACCAGGGCCTATGCACAAAAAACCTGCAATCCTTCATTGCACAGTTTGTCTACTTTTATGGTTACAGCTACTTCAAAAGACTATATTTGGAAAGGAGTGGTGCCAAAAGAATtggaacaaaagaaaatttagttCTTGCTGCTGCTGCTGGAGCTTGCACTGCTATTATGACACAG CCCCTGGATACAGCTTCCTCTCGGATGCAGACAAGTGCCTTTGGGAAATCCAAAGGGCTCTGGAAGACCCTTACAGAGGGCACTTGGAGTGACGCATTTGATGGCCTTGGCATCTCTCTTCTGCTTACCTCAAACCCTGCAATTCAG TATACAGTATTTGATCAGTTGAAACAAAGACTCCTGAAGGGAAATAGGGATAAAGCAGGGAATAGCTCATCCTCAGAAGCCCTTTCTGCCTTTTCGGCGTTTTTGTTAGGTGCAATTTCGAAGAGCATTGCCACATTTATGACATATCCTGCTATCAG GTGTAAGGTCATGATCCAAGCTGCAGACTCAAATGATGATGGAACTAAGAAAGCTGTGCGAAAATCCCAAAAAACATTGCCGGGAGTCGTCTATGCTATATGGAGAAGTGAAGGAGTGCCAGGCTTTTTCAAGGGATTCCATGCTCAGATCTTGAAGACCGTTCTGAGCTCAGCACTGCTTTTGATGATCAAGGAGAAAATCTCTGCAGCCACTTGGGTTCTTATACTTGCAACCAGAAGGTATCTGTTGCTCACAAGGAGCAGATTAAAAAGTGCTTGA